Proteins encoded in a region of the Haloglomus salinum genome:
- a CDS encoding HEWD family protein: MVEITPPTERSCERCGRMDIWDEEQGKWTIQVEDGERLVGDRHCIHEWDINGHYSPITNTEA; this comes from the coding sequence ATGGTCGAAATCACGCCACCCACGGAGCGCTCCTGCGAGCGATGCGGCCGGATGGACATCTGGGACGAAGAGCAGGGCAAGTGGACCATCCAGGTCGAGGACGGGGAGCGCCTCGTCGGCGACCGGCACTGCATCCACGAGTGGGATATCAACGGCCACTACAGCCCCATCACGAACACCGAAGCCTGA